In one window of Reinekea forsetii DNA:
- a CDS encoding acyl-CoA thioesterase: MKKLDESNPEPRGELQLRILANRTDANISGDISGGWLVTQMDSAASIVANRIARGRTATMAIGDMSFIRPIKVGSVVCCYTHLISMGRSSARIMVEVWSRMPEDELRHKVTEAEFVYVAIDDNRRIRPIEPRISRADAPD; the protein is encoded by the coding sequence ATGAAGAAGCTCGACGAATCAAACCCCGAACCGCGCGGCGAACTGCAGCTGCGTATTTTGGCCAATCGCACCGATGCCAACATCAGTGGCGATATCTCCGGTGGCTGGCTGGTAACCCAGATGGACTCTGCCGCGAGCATAGTTGCCAATCGCATCGCTCGCGGCCGCACCGCGACCATGGCGATCGGTGATATGAGCTTTATTCGGCCGATCAAGGTTGGCTCGGTAGTCTGCTGCTATACCCATCTAATATCCATGGGCCGCAGCTCAGCGCGCATTATGGTCGAGGTTTGGAGCCGCATGCCGGAAGACGAGTTGCGTCATAAGGTAACCGAGGCCGAATTTGTCTACGTCGCGATCGATGACAATCGCCGTATTCGACCGATTGAACCGCGCATCAGCAGGGCCGACGCTCCAGACTGA
- the rpsK gene encoding 30S ribosomal protein S11 yields the protein MAKPGTKARKKVKKQVADGIAHIHASFNNTIVTITDRQGNTLSWATAGGSGFRGSRKSTPFAAQIAAERAGTAAQEYGLKNLDVEVKGPGPGRESAVRALNAVGYRISNITDVTPIPHNGCRPPKKRRV from the coding sequence ATGGCAAAGCCAGGTACGAAGGCACGAAAGAAGGTGAAAAAGCAAGTGGCGGATGGCATTGCGCATATCCACGCTTCTTTTAATAACACCATCGTGACCATCACGGACCGCCAAGGCAATACCCTGAGTTGGGCAACTGCTGGTGGCTCCGGTTTCCGTGGATCGCGTAAGAGCACTCCATTTGCAGCACAGATCGCCGCTGAGCGAGCTGGTACCGCTGCACAGGAATATGGTCTTAAGAATTTGGATGTGGAAGTTAAAGGTCCAGGTCCAGGTCGTGAATCTGCGGTACGCGCACTAAACGCGGTGGGATATCGCATCAGTAACATTACTGATGTGACACCGATTCCTCATAATGGATGTCGCCCGCCCAAGAAGCGTCGCGTTTAA
- the rplQ gene encoding 50S ribosomal protein L17, which translates to MRHRKIGRHFNRTSAHRKAMFQNMANSLFEHEVIKTTLPKAKELRRFAEPLITLAKNDSVANRRLAFDRTRSKAMVGKLFTDLGPRFQGRPGGYLRVLKCGYRAGDSAPMAIVELVVRNVVEAEVVSEV; encoded by the coding sequence ATGCGTCATCGTAAAATTGGTCGTCACTTTAATCGAACCAGTGCTCACCGTAAGGCCATGTTTCAGAATATGGCTAACAGTTTGTTTGAGCATGAAGTAATTAAAACGACCTTGCCTAAGGCAAAAGAACTGCGTCGTTTTGCAGAGCCATTGATAACATTAGCGAAGAACGATTCTGTCGCTAATCGCCGTCTGGCTTTCGATCGCACACGTTCAAAAGCAATGGTTGGAAAGTTGTTCACCGATCTGGGTCCCCGTTTCCAGGGTCGTCCCGGCGGTTATTTGCGTGTACTGAAGTGCGGTTACCGCGCTGGTGATAGTGCACCGATGGCAATCGTTGAGCTGGTTGTACGAAATGTAGTCGAAGCTGAAGTTGTCAGCGAAGTCTAG
- the pstC gene encoding phosphate ABC transporter permease subunit PstC, translated as MASSSLFLILILIVLVVYLFGRKRSEILAQAVGGVRNLHSLPNYYGLMAAVWAGVPGLLLLCAWLAFENTVIQNMVIAGMPDHINSLSQSELGLVWMEISNLQLGAMSSASDPSYFAAIDRLELLRSQSQIGKTVLVLSLTVLGGLVGWRLIRPEQKARNQFEGVLRLLLLMSSMIAILTTVGILFSVMFESIRFFQTVPITDFVFGTKWSPQMALNAEVAGSSGAFGAVPLFAGTLLIASIALIVAVPIGLMTAVYLVEYASPKMRSIVKPLLEVLAGIPTVVYGFFAALTMAPQLKTFFENLGADPVSSESALAAGLVMGIMIIPFVSSLADDVINAVPNSMRDGSYGLGATRSETIKLVVFPAALPGIVSGVLLAASRAIGETMIVVMAAGLAANLTGNPLEAVTTVTVQIATLLVGDQEFDSPKTLSAFALGLMLFITTLMLNIVALAVVKRFREQYD; from the coding sequence ATGGCGTCGTCGTCATTATTTTTGATACTTATACTAATTGTTTTGGTGGTTTATCTATTTGGCCGCAAACGATCAGAAATCCTCGCACAAGCCGTAGGCGGCGTTAGAAACCTACATTCGCTGCCCAACTATTATGGGTTAATGGCAGCTGTTTGGGCCGGTGTGCCCGGGTTATTGCTGCTGTGTGCTTGGCTGGCCTTTGAAAATACGGTTATCCAGAATATGGTTATTGCCGGCATGCCAGACCACATTAATAGTCTATCTCAGTCGGAGCTGGGCCTGGTGTGGATGGAAATCAGCAATCTACAACTGGGTGCTATGTCCAGCGCGTCCGATCCGTCGTATTTTGCTGCCATTGATCGCTTAGAACTGCTGCGCAGTCAAAGCCAGATCGGTAAGACCGTGTTGGTGTTGTCCTTAACCGTCCTTGGCGGCTTAGTTGGCTGGCGCCTAATCCGCCCCGAGCAGAAGGCGCGCAACCAGTTTGAAGGGGTGCTGAGACTTTTACTGTTAATGAGTTCCATGATCGCGATCCTGACGACCGTCGGTATCCTGTTCTCGGTTATGTTCGAATCCATTCGCTTTTTCCAGACCGTGCCGATTACTGACTTTGTCTTTGGCACCAAATGGAGCCCGCAGATGGCTTTAAATGCCGAAGTGGCTGGTTCATCCGGCGCCTTCGGTGCGGTTCCATTGTTTGCCGGCACGCTGTTGATCGCTAGCATCGCATTAATTGTGGCCGTGCCCATCGGCTTGATGACGGCGGTGTACCTGGTGGAATACGCCAGTCCGAAGATGCGCTCTATCGTCAAGCCCCTGCTCGAGGTGTTGGCGGGTATCCCGACTGTGGTTTACGGCTTCTTCGCGGCCCTGACCATGGCACCGCAATTAAAGACCTTTTTTGAAAACCTCGGTGCAGATCCGGTGTCCTCGGAAAGCGCCTTGGCCGCAGGCCTAGTAATGGGCATCATGATTATTCCTTTTGTCTCCTCGCTCGCCGATGACGTGATCAATGCCGTGCCCAACTCGATGCGTGACGGCTCCTACGGTTTGGGCGCGACGCGCAGCGAAACCATCAAACTGGTAGTCTTCCCCGCAGCCTTGCCCGGTATCGTTAGCGGCGTTTTGTTGGCCGCCTCACGGGCGATTGGTGAAACCATGATCGTGGTTATGGCCGCGGGTCTGGCGGCGAATCTAACCGGTAACCCCTTGGAAGCGGTCACCACGGTCACCGTGCAAATCGCAACCCTGCTGGTCGGTGATCAGGAGTTCGACAGCCCCAAAACGCTGTCGGCCTTTGCCTTGGGCCTGATGCTATTTATTACCACCCTTATGTTAAACATCGTCGCCTTGGCCGTTGTTAAGAGATTCCGGGAGCAATATGACTGA
- a CDS encoding DNA-directed RNA polymerase subunit alpha, translated as MQRSVNDFLTPRHIDVQEVSANRAKITLEPLERGFGHTLGSALRRILLSSMPGAAITEVEIDGVLHEYSTIEGVQEDVQEILLNLKDVAVKLFDRDECTLTLKKVGAGTLTAGDIQLDHGVEIANPEHIIAHMGTAGNVSMTLKVTVGRGYVPAESRSSEEGESKPIGRLQLDATYSPVVRVAYSVENARVEQRTDLDKLIIELETNGTLDPEEAIRRSATILQQQVAAFVDLDHQAEAVQEKEEDKIDPILLRPVDDLELTVRSANCLKAENIYYIGDLIQRTEVELLKTPNLGKKSLTEIKDVLASKGLSLGMVLESWPPASLKNDDKVLA; from the coding sequence ATGCAGCGTTCAGTTAACGACTTTTTGACGCCACGTCACATCGATGTGCAAGAAGTAAGTGCGAACCGTGCCAAAATCACGCTCGAACCTCTCGAACGTGGCTTTGGTCACACTTTAGGCAGCGCACTGCGTCGTATTCTGCTGTCGTCTATGCCAGGCGCGGCGATCACCGAAGTTGAAATCGACGGTGTTCTACACGAATACAGTACCATCGAAGGCGTTCAGGAAGATGTTCAGGAAATCCTGCTCAACCTGAAAGACGTTGCTGTTAAGTTATTCGATCGTGATGAGTGCACTCTGACTTTGAAAAAAGTTGGTGCCGGTACTTTAACAGCTGGTGATATCCAGCTGGATCACGGTGTTGAAATAGCTAACCCAGAGCATATTATTGCGCACATGGGCACCGCCGGAAACGTCAGTATGACGTTGAAGGTGACTGTCGGTCGCGGTTATGTTCCGGCTGAATCCCGAAGCAGCGAAGAAGGCGAGAGTAAACCAATTGGTCGCTTGCAGTTGGATGCTACTTATAGCCCGGTCGTGCGGGTTGCTTACAGCGTTGAAAACGCGCGGGTTGAGCAGCGTACAGACTTAGATAAATTGATTATTGAACTGGAAACCAACGGTACATTGGATCCTGAAGAAGCCATCCGCCGCTCTGCCACTATCTTGCAACAGCAAGTAGCAGCATTCGTCGACTTGGATCATCAGGCTGAAGCTGTACAAGAGAAAGAAGAAGATAAGATTGATCCTATTCTTCTTCGTCCGGTCGATGATCTTGAACTCACGGTACGTAGTGCGAACTGCCTCAAAGCAGAGAACATATACTACATTGGGGATCTAATTCAGCGCACCGAGGTTGAACTGCTAAAAACCCCTAACCTGGGGAAGAAGTCTTTAACTGAAATTAAAGACGTTTTGGCATCCAAGGGTCTGTCACTGGGTATGGTCCTAGAGTCATGGCCGCCTGCAAGTTTAAAGAACGACGACAAGGTGCTTGCGTGA
- the rpsD gene encoding 30S ribosomal protein S4, producing the protein MARYIGPKCKLSRREGTDLFLKSGVRALDSKCKIETVPGVHGARRTRLSDYGIQLREKQKVRRIYGVLEKQFRNYYADAARIKGATGENLLQLLERRLDNVVYRMGFGVTRAESRQLVSHKAILVNGQAVNIPSYQVGPGDIVSVREKSLTQLRVKNALDVAASRTTVTWVEVDAKKMEGKFNSVPERSELSQDINENLIVELYSK; encoded by the coding sequence ATGGCACGTTATATTGGCCCAAAGTGTAAGCTGTCTCGTCGTGAAGGCACTGACTTATTCCTGAAAAGTGGCGTTCGAGCACTTGATTCTAAGTGCAAGATCGAAACAGTACCAGGCGTTCACGGTGCACGTCGTACTCGGTTATCCGATTATGGCATTCAGCTTCGTGAAAAGCAGAAAGTCCGTCGTATTTATGGTGTGCTTGAAAAGCAATTCCGTAACTACTACGCAGACGCGGCTCGAATCAAGGGTGCAACCGGTGAGAACCTGTTGCAACTGTTAGAGCGACGTTTAGATAATGTTGTTTATCGAATGGGTTTTGGTGTTACTCGCGCGGAATCGCGCCAGTTAGTATCACACAAGGCAATTCTGGTAAATGGCCAGGCGGTTAACATTCCGTCATACCAAGTCGGACCCGGAGATATCGTATCCGTTCGTGAAAAGTCACTCACACAATTGCGCGTTAAAAACGCATTGGATGTTGCGGCTTCACGTACCACGGTAACTTGGGTTGAAGTTGATGCCAAGAAAATGGAAGGTAAGTTCAACTCTGTTCCAGAGCGTTCTGAGCTTTCACAAGACATCAACGAAAACTTGATTGTGGAATTGTACTCTAAGTAA
- a CDS encoding substrate-binding domain-containing protein, which translates to MKKTILAAILVTTTALTALPVMARDQISIVGSSTVYPFATVVAERFGRGTNFATPTIESTGSGGGLKLLCEGIGENTPDITNSSSYIKQSQFDACAEKGIDIIEVKIGYDGIAFANSKKGQKIDVSQEELFLALAAHVPGPQAGELIENPYQTWQDVNPALPNIAIRVLGPPPTSGTRAAFVELVMQKGCAKTDWIKALKSTDKNRYGEICDSMREDGAFVEAGENDNLIVQKLDADPDAFGIFGFSFLDQNSDKLQGAAFNGVDISFESIADGSYPVSRPLHFFVKKQHIGVVPGIMEYVETFLSPAAQSDDGYLAEKGLIPLGGVELTEMRAAVKAQKVMKM; encoded by the coding sequence GTGAAAAAGACTATATTAGCTGCGATATTGGTTACAACCACTGCATTAACAGCCCTGCCTGTGATGGCGCGAGATCAGATCAGCATCGTGGGTTCCTCTACGGTTTACCCCTTTGCAACGGTAGTGGCGGAGCGTTTCGGTCGAGGCACTAATTTTGCGACCCCTACTATCGAGTCGACCGGTTCAGGTGGTGGCTTGAAATTGCTCTGCGAGGGTATCGGTGAAAACACCCCGGACATTACCAACTCCTCTAGCTATATAAAGCAGTCTCAGTTCGATGCCTGTGCCGAAAAGGGCATTGATATCATCGAAGTGAAGATCGGCTATGACGGAATTGCTTTTGCGAACAGCAAAAAAGGTCAAAAAATTGACGTTAGCCAAGAAGAGCTCTTCTTGGCGTTAGCTGCCCATGTGCCCGGACCGCAAGCCGGTGAACTCATAGAAAATCCGTACCAGACCTGGCAAGACGTGAATCCTGCGCTGCCGAATATTGCTATCCGCGTGCTCGGGCCGCCGCCAACCTCCGGCACCCGTGCTGCCTTTGTTGAGTTGGTGATGCAAAAAGGTTGTGCCAAGACCGACTGGATCAAGGCGTTGAAGAGTACCGATAAGAACCGATACGGCGAGATATGTGATTCCATGCGTGAAGACGGTGCTTTCGTTGAAGCCGGCGAGAACGACAATCTGATCGTACAAAAATTGGATGCAGATCCGGATGCCTTCGGTATCTTCGGCTTCTCATTCCTTGACCAGAACAGCGATAAGTTGCAAGGTGCTGCTTTTAATGGTGTTGATATCAGCTTTGAATCCATTGCCGATGGTTCTTATCCAGTATCTCGACCACTGCACTTCTTTGTTAAGAAGCAGCACATCGGTGTCGTGCCGGGTATTATGGAATATGTTGAAACGTTTCTGAGCCCAGCGGCCCAAAGCGATGACGGTTACTTGGCCGAAAAAGGTCTGATACCACTCGGCGGAGTAGAGCTGACCGAGATGCGCGCAGCAGTCAAAGCCCAAAAAGTTATGAAAATGTAA
- a CDS encoding LuxR C-terminal-related transcriptional regulator — MYSIDRLQSQYRILPSKINRPPLPKGHISREQLVARLNLAQSKQCISVLAPAGFGKSTLLAEWASQADQSTVWYSLDELDNDLSRFCSYLFVAVRKAFPQVHSQFFENEKHFINENQSPIVRHLVLLLSAIPGPSALILDDCQAITNPVIWQIIELTLAQLPSRLTLILGSRTRSPIGIKRLRSADQIQQFDILDIKFSQTDTERFLTRNLPQYSLEQAQKLVSKEMSGWVAGLQLCLISHNQYGAGAIPESGESQKSQRLIQDYLIEEVLKNTDEQTLGFLYATVICRRFSVELANELTAGLNADLIIDKLQREQLFILPEGTAEPWYRYHSMFRHSLLAIVTKQRPLAIDQLHIKAAYWWVTRDYYAEAAEHILASGSLSALQDFLTQYGWLLYGSGKLLTLGQCFEQLPRARVLQDTPLAILLCWTLLNDQQPDLARQSLLQAKAKAQGPLSKTLCSAFYALEALFAQSLGEPMQALDLAQAALATASNEMFWERSHALLVIAEAHHDLGQLSRSIASAVQAIVLCTENQFQTQTAQAYYLLASAYMAIGNNSGAAEPLDKALAVAANGGLSSLFASEALCWAQTKLLSSAGQYDTALSLLTQDSNSPSVSASTWQLPLQTARLQLLLSANADRGRLTDAATKLSGMRTSKCMKTDWRLAADQALLLWQAMSVRTSVACGSGSPKVGRWDRSASLEESIAPLIALLLKDSIPISLPGDICNLIEHNEDFAGSTTGLKIRLLLAICYRRMDQPRAAKLALLEALEWCSAEPNIGLVACYKNSLGLPLLEQGDLLDSAAGQWLFLYRPNQSELDDQQLTLRTALLTAKEWAVIALLADQLKNDQIAILLGIQANTVRSHLKNINRKLRVTGRTEAIAQARAALRMRKRA, encoded by the coding sequence ATGTACTCGATTGACCGCCTTCAAAGCCAATACCGCATACTGCCGTCGAAGATCAATCGACCACCATTGCCAAAAGGCCATATATCCCGTGAGCAATTAGTGGCGCGGCTCAATCTCGCTCAATCCAAGCAGTGTATTAGCGTGCTCGCCCCCGCCGGCTTCGGCAAATCAACCCTATTGGCGGAATGGGCCAGTCAGGCAGACCAGAGTACCGTTTGGTACAGTCTTGATGAGTTAGACAACGACCTCAGTCGTTTTTGCTCCTATCTCTTCGTTGCCGTGCGCAAAGCCTTTCCGCAAGTGCATAGCCAGTTTTTCGAAAATGAGAAACACTTCATCAACGAAAACCAATCACCCATAGTGCGCCATCTGGTTCTGTTGTTGTCCGCCATACCCGGACCGTCGGCTCTAATATTGGACGACTGCCAGGCCATCACGAACCCGGTCATTTGGCAAATTATCGAACTCACATTGGCCCAACTTCCTAGCCGCCTTACGTTGATACTGGGCTCGCGCACTCGGTCGCCGATTGGCATAAAACGGTTACGAAGCGCTGATCAGATTCAGCAGTTCGATATTCTCGACATTAAATTCAGCCAAACGGACACAGAGCGGTTTCTAACGCGCAACCTGCCTCAGTACAGTCTTGAGCAGGCGCAAAAGCTGGTCAGCAAGGAGATGAGCGGCTGGGTTGCCGGCTTGCAACTGTGTTTAATCAGTCACAACCAGTATGGCGCTGGCGCAATCCCCGAGTCAGGCGAATCACAAAAAAGCCAGCGCCTGATACAGGATTATCTGATCGAGGAAGTCCTTAAGAATACCGACGAGCAGACATTGGGATTTCTCTACGCGACGGTAATCTGCCGGCGTTTCTCAGTCGAGTTGGCTAACGAGTTAACGGCAGGGCTCAATGCCGACCTTATTATCGATAAATTGCAACGTGAACAGCTGTTTATCCTGCCTGAGGGCACCGCAGAGCCTTGGTATCGCTATCACAGTATGTTTCGGCACAGCCTTCTCGCCATTGTCACCAAACAAAGACCCCTGGCAATTGATCAACTGCATATCAAAGCAGCCTATTGGTGGGTAACGCGGGATTACTATGCGGAGGCGGCCGAGCATATCTTGGCCTCAGGGAGTTTGTCCGCACTGCAGGACTTTCTGACCCAATATGGCTGGTTACTCTATGGCAGTGGCAAGTTGCTAACGCTCGGCCAGTGTTTTGAACAGCTGCCTAGGGCCAGAGTTCTTCAAGACACACCGCTGGCGATTCTATTGTGCTGGACGCTACTAAACGATCAGCAACCGGATCTGGCCCGGCAAAGCTTGTTACAGGCTAAAGCCAAAGCGCAGGGGCCACTCAGCAAGACACTGTGCTCTGCTTTTTATGCATTGGAGGCCCTGTTCGCGCAATCACTTGGCGAGCCAATGCAGGCACTAGATTTAGCCCAGGCTGCTCTGGCAACGGCCAGTAATGAAATGTTCTGGGAAAGGTCCCATGCTTTGCTGGTTATTGCGGAGGCGCACCATGACCTTGGTCAATTAAGCCGATCAATCGCAAGCGCCGTTCAGGCCATTGTGCTTTGCACAGAAAATCAATTTCAGACCCAAACGGCGCAGGCATATTACCTGCTCGCCTCTGCCTATATGGCAATAGGTAATAACAGTGGCGCTGCAGAACCATTGGACAAGGCACTTGCTGTTGCTGCTAACGGGGGCTTATCGAGTCTATTTGCCTCTGAGGCTCTTTGTTGGGCCCAAACCAAACTGCTCAGTAGCGCTGGGCAATACGACACTGCGCTGTCGTTACTCACCCAGGACAGCAATAGCCCGTCAGTATCGGCCAGCACCTGGCAATTACCGCTGCAAACTGCGCGGCTGCAACTACTCTTAAGCGCCAACGCGGATCGGGGCCGCCTTACCGACGCGGCCACCAAGCTAAGCGGGATGCGGACCTCGAAATGCATGAAAACCGACTGGCGGTTGGCGGCTGATCAGGCATTATTGTTATGGCAAGCCATGTCGGTTAGAACTTCTGTAGCCTGTGGTTCTGGAAGCCCTAAAGTTGGTCGATGGGATAGGAGTGCGTCCTTAGAAGAGTCGATCGCGCCGTTAATCGCACTGCTCCTCAAAGACTCTATCCCCATCTCGTTGCCCGGGGACATTTGCAACCTGATAGAACACAACGAAGACTTTGCAGGATCAACAACAGGCCTCAAGATTAGACTCTTATTAGCGATCTGCTATAGGCGGATGGATCAACCTCGCGCTGCTAAATTGGCTTTACTGGAGGCTCTTGAATGGTGCTCAGCAGAGCCGAATATTGGTCTCGTAGCCTGTTATAAGAACAGTCTCGGCTTGCCCTTACTCGAACAGGGCGACCTACTCGATAGCGCTGCAGGCCAATGGTTGTTCCTTTATCGACCCAACCAGAGCGAACTGGATGACCAGCAGCTTACCCTAAGAACGGCCTTACTAACGGCCAAAGAATGGGCTGTCATCGCCTTGTTGGCTGACCAGTTGAAGAATGATCAGATCGCCATCCTATTAGGGATACAAGCCAACACGGTGCGCAGCCACTTGAAAAACATTAATCGTAAATTACGGGTGACGGGACGCACCGAGGCTATCGCGCAGGCAAGGGCAGCCCTGCGCATGCGCAAACGGGCATAA
- a CDS encoding TIGR00153 family protein, with protein MSTSSPLSLLFGRSPVKPMQEHISKAHACTKALVPFFEAAMTGDYKAAAKVRETIITLESEADALKKDIRAHLPNSLFMPVPRSDLLELLSMQDRIANRAKDISGIMLGREMGIPKPIRPLMMRYLKAAINTSKRAKEALAELDELYETGFGSKEVDFVGSLLNRLDDQEHKTDEFEIKMRRALRDIEQDFPPIDMMFLYKIIEQIGDLADVSQRVGSRLQILIAR; from the coding sequence ATGTCGACAAGCAGTCCGCTGTCATTGTTGTTTGGCCGTTCCCCGGTCAAACCGATGCAAGAACATATCAGTAAAGCGCATGCCTGTACCAAGGCCTTAGTACCCTTCTTTGAAGCGGCTATGACCGGCGACTACAAGGCAGCTGCCAAGGTTCGCGAGACCATTATCACATTGGAATCGGAAGCCGACGCGCTTAAAAAAGACATTCGCGCTCATCTACCAAATAGCCTCTTTATGCCGGTACCGCGTTCCGATTTGCTTGAGCTACTCAGCATGCAGGATCGCATCGCCAATCGCGCCAAGGATATCTCCGGTATCATGCTCGGTCGTGAAATGGGCATACCCAAGCCAATTCGACCGCTGATGATGCGCTACCTTAAGGCTGCCATTAACACCTCAAAACGCGCCAAGGAAGCCCTAGCGGAACTGGATGAACTCTACGAAACAGGCTTCGGCAGCAAAGAAGTTGATTTCGTCGGTTCGCTGCTCAACCGCTTAGACGACCAAGAACACAAGACTGATGAATTTGAAATTAAGATGCGCCGCGCACTGCGCGACATCGAGCAAGACTTCCCACCGATCGACATGATGTTTCTGTACAAGATAATCGAACAAATTGGTGACTTAGCCGATGTTTCGCAACGAGTTGGCTCACGCTTACAAATTCTAATCGCTCGTTAA
- a CDS encoding inorganic phosphate transporter, whose protein sequence is MAVISEYGQLLVILACIFGFLMAWGVGANDVANAMGTSVGSKALTIKQAILIAMVFEFAGAYLAGGAVTGTIRKGIIDPSLLTDSPELLVYGMLSSLLAAGIWLAIASWKGWPVSTTHSIVGAIVGFAAVGIGVDAVQWNKVLSIVSSWVVSPLISGVFAYLIFKSVSRLILNTDDPFGNAKRYVPIYMFFVGFMIAMVTLLKGLSHVGLSITFMQSVGLATVVGILVMGLGAILLSRVQVDVAADKQFRFASVEKVFAVLMIFTACAMAFAHGSNDVANAIGPLAAVYGVIVNNGQILAKSVLPGWILLLGGAGIVIGLATYGYKVMGTIGKKITELTPSRGFAAELAAATTVVIASGTGLPVSTTHTLVGAVLGVGLARGISALNLRVIGHIVTSWVITLPAGAILSILFFFMFKGIFG, encoded by the coding sequence ATGGCGGTCATCAGTGAATACGGGCAACTGCTCGTAATATTGGCATGTATTTTTGGCTTTTTAATGGCCTGGGGCGTGGGTGCAAATGATGTCGCCAACGCCATGGGTACATCAGTTGGTTCCAAAGCTCTGACCATTAAACAGGCGATCCTTATCGCCATGGTGTTTGAGTTCGCTGGAGCCTATTTGGCCGGCGGCGCGGTAACGGGCACGATCCGCAAGGGTATTATCGACCCGTCCTTGCTCACCGACTCACCCGAACTGCTGGTGTATGGCATGCTGTCATCCCTACTGGCAGCCGGTATCTGGCTGGCTATCGCCTCGTGGAAGGGTTGGCCGGTCTCCACTACCCATTCTATTGTGGGCGCCATCGTTGGCTTTGCCGCCGTAGGCATCGGCGTCGACGCCGTGCAGTGGAACAAGGTCTTGTCTATCGTTAGCAGCTGGGTGGTCTCACCCCTGATTTCCGGTGTCTTTGCCTATCTGATCTTTAAAAGTGTCTCTCGGCTGATCCTCAATACCGATGACCCGTTCGGCAATGCCAAGCGCTATGTCCCAATCTATATGTTTTTTGTTGGCTTTATGATCGCCATGGTAACGCTACTCAAAGGCCTCTCACATGTTGGCTTGTCCATTACTTTTATGCAGTCTGTCGGCTTGGCCACTGTTGTCGGTATCTTGGTGATGGGTCTGGGCGCGATACTCTTATCACGGGTTCAGGTCGATGTGGCGGCCGATAAACAATTCCGCTTTGCCTCGGTCGAGAAGGTCTTCGCGGTCCTGATGATCTTTACCGCGTGCGCCATGGCCTTCGCTCACGGCTCCAATGATGTCGCCAATGCCATCGGTCCATTGGCCGCGGTATACGGTGTTATCGTTAATAACGGTCAAATTCTGGCTAAAAGCGTGCTACCCGGTTGGATACTGTTGCTCGGTGGAGCGGGTATCGTGATTGGACTGGCCACTTATGGCTATAAGGTAATGGGTACCATTGGTAAGAAAATTACCGAGCTGACCCCGAGTCGCGGCTTTGCCGCCGAGCTTGCTGCCGCCACCACGGTGGTCATTGCGTCGGGTACTGGATTGCCGGTATCAACTACCCATACCCTAGTCGGTGCGGTGTTGGGCGTCGGCTTGGCACGGGGCATATCGGCTTTGAACCTCCGGGTCATCGGCCATATTGTCACCAGTTGGGTGATCACGCTGCCAGCCGGCGCAATTCTGTCCATCCTGTTTTTCTTTATGTTTAAAGGTATATTTGGTTAG